The stretch of DNA ATTTTCGGACGCTGTTCCAAAATAAACGTGAAGCATTATATACTTTTTATCTTGAGATAAGGAAGCAGAGAACATTAAATCTTTGTCTTCTGGTTGCTCATGTACTAACGTATCTTCTGCTTGATTCGTGCCAAGCTTATGGAAGTACACTTTGTTATGCGTACCCTCTTCCACAACCGCACTTGGCTCTGGGAATCGGCTATAGAAAAACCCACTATCATCTGGTGACCAAGCGATATTCGTGAACTTTACATGCTGAATAAGATCCACTAAATCCTCGCCAGTTTCCGTGTTTCGCACCTTAATTTCTTGCCAATCACTACCATTTCGCGACGTCGCATACGCAACAAGAGTCCCATCACTATTGAACACATAATTCGTCATCGCAACTGTTCCGTCATCTGTTAACGTATTCGGGTCAATAACGATACGCTCTTCATTATTTTGTTTTACATAAAGAATCGCCTGATTTTGCAGCCCATCATTTTTTAAGTAAAAGAGTTTGTTATTAACCTTTTTCGGAACAAAAAATTTCGGGAAATTCCAAAGCTCGGTTAATCGCTCTCTATCTTTCTTACTACTGTCTGTTTCCATAAAATAAGCTGTAGATTCGGCTGCCATCTCTTCTTCCCACTGTTTTGTCTCTACTAAACTTGTATCCTCTAACCAACGGTACGGATCAGCGACCTTTGTACCATGAAAATCCTCTATTACACCACTTAATTTTTCAGTCGTCATCGTGAGTCAGTCCCCCTTCGTCTATGTACCCCTACTATTTCGGTACACGAAAAAGGATTCCTGCTTGAAATGATAAAAAGAAGGAAACTAACATTAATTTGATCTATCGATCGGAGGTTCCGTACTTGAAAGCCGTTGTCAAACAACTTGTCTAACCAAGCTTAAAATACCACTTATAAAACCGCCATAGCAACATTAACGTTGCACCAACGGTTGACCACGTAACATACCAATCCCAATAGATATAATGGACAAGATTTGTATTCTTTTCAAAAATGACTTCAAGGATAGTTAAAATGGTACAAAAGGAGACTAAATATAAAACCCTTATCCTCATCTGTTTTTTAAACGGATAATATATACAAAAAAAGCTCCCGATAATTGGATACATGACAAACTCGAACAAGAAGCTTGTCCCATTAACGCTAGCAAGCTCCCGAACAGGGTATTGTAACAACCCTAGTTGTACAGCAAGTAACCCAAGAAACCAAGCTACACATTGTTGAAAAGAAAAGGCTATGCTCGCTTCTCTCCATTTATCCCTTGGGATATATGCTAACGAAATAATAGTAATCGCATACAAACAATACAGAAGCATTAGATCAATATTCATATGTATCATATCCTTTTGGTGGTTGATTCATCACCCACAACACATAACGACGACATATCCATAATTCAATAAGAAAATTAAAAAAGCTGCGAACAAGATTATCCCATTTAATATCCATAATATTTGTAAACGTTCCTATTAGCGCCATAA from Sutcliffiella cohnii encodes:
- a CDS encoding CBO0543 family protein, giving the protein MNIDLMLLYCLYAITIISLAYIPRDKWREASIAFSFQQCVAWFLGLLAVQLGLLQYPVRELASVNGTSFLFEFVMYPIIGSFFCIYYPFKKQMRIRVLYLVSFCTILTILEVIFEKNTNLVHYIYWDWYVTWSTVGATLMLLWRFYKWYFKLG